Proteins encoded within one genomic window of Panicum virgatum strain AP13 chromosome 1N, P.virgatum_v5, whole genome shotgun sequence:
- the LOC120656779 gene encoding aluminum-activated malate transporter 10-like: MDATAREAQGGLEWRVTVPEGASVAVEHEAGAAARAWAWALARVAAAWSAVAGLARKVWRIGADDPRRAVHGLKVALALALVSVFYYSRPLYDGVGGAAMWAIMTVVVVFEYTVGGSVYKCFNRAVATASAGVLALGVHWVAGKTGKFEPYILTGSLFLLAAAATFSRFIPTVKARFDYGVTIFILTYSLVAVSGYRVDELAALAQQRLSTIAIGIFMSLAVAVFICPVWAGQELHHLTTRNMDKLADALEGCVEDYFAGGPSQAKSGGYRCVLNAKASEDAQANLARWEPPHGRFGFRHPYAQYGKVGAAMRACAYCVEALGSCAGAEAQAPEPAKRLLRDACARVAARCARVLREASRSVATTMASRALDFAAADMDTAVHELQGDMRSLPSALAAELAGTPLVDTMPVFTVASLLVEISARVEGVVDAVDELATLANFKQVDGDDDDDKKGEAEMTTKVHPLNEPDTDVEAPSPETQTAAKA; the protein is encoded by the exons ATGGACGCCACCGCGAGGGAAGCGCAGGGTGGTCTGGAATGGCGGGTGACGGTGCCGGAGGGCGCGTCGGTGGCGGTGGAGCACgaggccggcgcggccgcgagggcgtgggcgtgggcgctCGCCCGCGTGGCCGCGGCGTGGAGCGCGGTGGCGGGGCTCGCCAGGAAGGTGTGGAGGATCGGGGCGGACGATCCCCGGAGGGCGGTGCACGGGCTCAAGGTcgccctcgcgctcgcgctGGTCTCCGTGTTCTACTACTCCAGGCCCCTGTACGACGGCGTCGGCGGGGCTGCCATGTGGGCCATCATGAcggtcgtcgtcgtcttcgAGTACACTGTTG GTGGCAGCGTGTACAAGTGTTTCAACAGAGccgtggcgacggcgagcgccggCGTCCTCGCGCTCGGCGTGCACTGGGTGGCCGGCAAAACCGGCAAGTTCGAGCCGTACATCCTCACTGGCTCCCTCTTTCTGCTCG CGGCGGCAGCCACCTTCTCGCGGTTCATCCCGACGGTGAAGGCGCGGTTCGACTACGGCGTCACCATCTTCATCCTGACGTACAGCCTGGTGGCCGTCTCGGGGTACCGCGTCGACGAgctggcggcgctggcgcaGCAGCGGCTGTCCACCATCGCCATCGGCATCTTCAtgtccctcgccgtcgccgtgttCATCTGCCCCGTGTGGGCCGGCCAGGAGCTGCACCACCTCACCACCCGCAACATGGACAAGCTCGCCGACGCCCTGGAGGGCTGCGTCGAGGACTACTTCGCCGGGGGTCCCTCGCAGGCCAAGTCCGGCGGGTACAGGTGCGTGCTCAACGCCAAGGCGTCCGAGGACGCGCAGGCGAACCTGGCGCGGTGGGAGCCGCCGCACGGCCGGTTCGGCTTCCGCCACCCCTACGCCCAGTACGGCAAGGTCGGCGCCGCCATGCGCGCCTGCGCCTACTGCGTGGAGGCCCTGGGCAGCTGCGCGGGCGCCGAGGCGCAGGCGCCCGAGCCCGCGAAGCGGCTCCTCCGCGACGCGTGCGCGCGGGTCGCCGCGCGGTGCGCGCGGGTGCTCCGGGAGGCGTCGCGCTCCGTCGCCACGACGATGGCCTCCCGGGCGCTGGACTTCGCGGCGGCGGACATGGACACGGCGGTGCACGAGCTGCAGGGCGACATGCGGTCCCTCCCGTCCGCGCTGGCCGCGGAACTGGCGGGGACGCCGCTGGTGGACACGATGCCCGTGTTCACCGTGGCGTCGCTGCTGGTGGAGATCTCGGCGCGGGTGGAGGGCGTCGTGGACGCCGTCGACGAGCTGGCGACCCTCGCCAACTTCAAGCAGGTCGAcggcgacgatgatgacgacaagAAGGGGGAGGCCGAGATGACGACGAAAGTGCACCCGCTGAACGAACCGGACACCGACGTCGAGGCGCCGTCACCGGAGACCCAGACAGCAGCCAAGGCATAA